One window from the genome of Macrobrachium nipponense isolate FS-2020 chromosome 49, ASM1510439v2, whole genome shotgun sequence encodes:
- the LOC135205248 gene encoding uncharacterized protein LOC135205248: MLWDLKEDSFKFSIELKDNPFTRRGLLSTISSLYDPPWVALSPIILPAKKLLQELCQVESLDWDERIPDEPAERWQHWIQGLHLLEQLSIPRCFKSSGFCNVTGSSLVLFSDASTVGYGVCSISCSSRWKLSSVKSCHGKSRVSPKKVVTIPRLELTAATVSVKVAHTS; encoded by the coding sequence ATGTTATGGGACCTTAAAGAAGACTCATTCAAGTTCTCAATTGAGCTCAAGGATAATCCATTCACCAGAAGAGGATTGTTGTCAACTATCTCATCATTATATGATCCCCCTTGGGTTGCTCTCTCTCCAATCATCTTACCAGCCAAGAAGCTGTTACAAGAATTGTGTCAAGTTGAGAGTTTGGACTGGGATGAGAGGATTCCAGATGAGCCAGCTGAAAGGTGGCAACATTGGATACAAGGTCTTCATTTACTGGAGCAGCTTTCAATACCAAGATGCTTCAAGTCAAGTGGTTTTTGTAATGTGACAGGTTCAAGTCTTGTATTATTCAGCGATGCAAGTACAGTTGGTTATGGTGTTTGCAGCATATCTTGTTCTTCACGATGGAAACTAAGTTCAGTCAAATCTTGTCATGGGAAATCAAGAGTATCTCCCAAAAAGGTGGTGACTATACCTAGGTTAGAACTTACAGCTGCAACTGTGTCTGTCAAGGTTGCTCACAcatcctga